A stretch of DNA from Cryptomeria japonica chromosome 4, Sugi_1.0, whole genome shotgun sequence:
GGAGTGCAGATTGTTTTCTCGCAAGATTGATGCAAGATGACCAAAGGTTTTATGGTGCTTTCTAAGGGTGTTCGGTTAGGCACTTTGTATAAGATGGATGCATGCATGGTTCAGTACAATAGCACTTTTGTGAAGTCAAAGAAAAGGgctttggattcttcatcctcaccatcaTATCAAGCAAAGAAGAAGACTGTTGTATCAACATCCGATGGTTGTACTTtctaggtacctaagggtgctaatGATTTGGAGATGAAGCTCCCATCTGAGAAGACAATGCTGTGgaaccaaagacttggccacataggtgaaaagcgCCTACGAGCCTTGAAAAATAAGAGCCTTGTTGAAggccttgatgattgtaatctcGAGTTCTACTTTTGTAAAgattgcatatatggaaaacaaaatCGTATTTCTTTTTATTGCAGTTCTCAAAATCTTCTAAGGTTTTGGACTATgttcattctgatgtatttggTCTCGTTAATGTGCTTTCTTTAAATAGATCTGTGTACTTTGTATCTTTCATAGATGAATATTctagaaggacatttgtttatttcctTAGAGGTAAATATGAAGTTTCCAGTCGGCTTAAGGAATTTAAGTCCTTGGTTGAAAATCAAACTGgtaggaaaatcaagtgtttgaggatggataatggtggtgagttttgttctGCTAAGTTCGATAGGTTTTGTAAGGACCACGAGATTGAAAGACATAAGACATctatatacaccacaacaaaatgaagctgcagagaggatgaatagaacaccgatggagagggctaggagtatgatGAGTAGTGTCGaccttgaacaaaagttttgggctgagaCAGTAGCCAttgcaacaaaagttttgggctgagaCAGTAGCCATTGCATGTTATCTAATAAATAGATCTCCTAAATCGGCACTTGTTGAAAAGacccctatggaagcatggtttggtAAAAAGCCCTTGATGGGACATCTTAGagtctttggttgtgaggcatatgctcatgtgcctaatGAAAAGAGATCTAAATTGAAGAACAAGGCACTTAAGTGTATCTTCATCTGTTATGGTATCGGTGTGAAGGGGTACAAGCTCTGGGATCCAGTTGTAGAGAAGGTTCTCTATAGTAGGAGTGTAATCTTTAGAGAGTTGAAACCTTCCATAGTAGATTTGTAGCCAGAGAAGGAAGAGAAACATAAGGAGGTAGTTCAGATTCCACCCACTCCTGAGAGAGTTGAACTACGTATTCCTATGGGACTTGATAATGAGGAGAGCTCTAGTAGCTCAATGAGtttagaagaggaacaagatcctcaACCTCTGTCTATGAGGAGGTCTACGCATGATAGGCAACAACCTGAAAGATACAGATATTCACCAGAAAGGTTTAGTTATTCATTGTTAGATTCTAGTTGTACCTTTGCTTTGATTGCTAATATTGACGAGCCTAGGACTGTCAGAGAGGCAATGGGTATGCATGATGCAGATTCCTGGATGGGAGCCATTAATGAAGAGATGGTTGCATTGAAGAAGAATGTGACATGGGATCTAGTACCTTTGCCTCAGGGACGTAAacccattggttgtaaatgggtgctcAAGAAGAAACTGGGTCTTGATGGCAGTGTTGGAAAGTACAAGGCACAGTTGGTCACAAAAGGATATTCCCaagtggagggaattgattatggggagatatTCTCTCCTATAGCTAAGATGATATCCATTTGACTTTGTTATCTCTCGCAATAGTTCTTGATTTGgaagttgagcaaatggatgtgaagacaactttccttcatggtaTTTTGGAGGAGAAGGTTTACATGTCACAACTAGAGCACTTtgtggagaaaggtaaagagaatctggtatgcaagCTAAAGAAAACTCTTTATGGTCTTAAgcaatctcctaggatgtggtaccaaaaatttgacacctatgtgttgtcatgtggatgatatgttgttcGAATGGGAAGATAATGATTTTAGATTTGAGGTCTTAGTTTTTAGCACAGTTTGAGATAAAGATCTAGGTGCAACAAAATATattttgggaatggagatcaaaagagatagagCTCACAGAAAGCTTTGGATCAGCTAGAGAAAGTATGTGAACTctgtgttggagagattcaacatgacagATTGAAGACAGTTAGTTGTTCTTGTTCTACGAGGGATGAAGCTTTATGTGGAAGACTGTCCAAAGTCTCCTACCGAGATGGAGGACATGACTAGAGTTCCTTATGCAAGTGATATTggtagcttgatgtatgctatggtctgtacgaGGACAGACATTGCACAAGCAATGGGAATCCTTAGTCAATTTATGGCCAATCCTGAACGAGTGCATTGGGATGTGGTGAAGAAAGTGTTTGGATATTTGCAGGATACTTCTGAGTATTCCTTATGTTTCCATGGTAATCCTACGAGACCTCGACATTCCTTGAGTATTCGTGGGTATGTTGACTCTGATTGGGTGGGTGACATTGATAGCAAAAGATCAACCAGTGGATATTTGTTCATGATGTTTGGTGGtgcaataagttggatgagcaagcaacAAGTTGTGGTCGCTTTATCCACAACTGAAGTTGAGtacatggcagctactcatgcttgcaaAGAGGTcgtttggcttaagagactatgttcggacATTGTTTTTGATGCAGGACATATCACTATCTATtgtgatagccagagtgtcatttgCTTGggaaagaatcctactttccatgtcagaacaaagcacattgatgtgtagtttcattttgtccgtgatatggtggaagatggaaaagtaaaGTTAGAAAAAGTTGACAAattggtgaaagttgttgatgcattgacaaAGCCAGTGAGCACTGAGAAGTTCAAGTGGTGTCTCAGTTCAATGGGCCTTGGGACCTAAACTGTGATATGATGACTCTTGTAAGGTCTTTgtcaagtgggagattattgggattaaggtgcctcaacTTTAGGAGTCCCAAGTggtgtttaattaattatttaattggtcctACGTgttgtttttaattaatttaatgttatAATATAATTTTCCAAAGTGCAAGAAACAAGCGTTGAGGAGGAAGCAgtattgtgacacttgtcacaaagtAGGAAATTTGAGAAGAAATTTTACTTGAAGCTCTTCAAATCTCTCCCTTTGTGACAAATGGCTACGtagttttgttttcttttcttgtgcACGTTTTTAGAAATATTTTCAGCAAGACCAAATCTTCCACATGGATAGACTTGGAGCAAAATAGAAAGTTCTATTTTTTGGCAGAAAGGCTTGATTTTCTTGGACACCTTGCATTtgtggaataaataatgtttgtattaaatattatttatgaaagagttgtacaaaaaggaagtttctataaatatgttgtagatacattgaatgtggacgCTTTTGAGAAGCAGTTTTCTTTTGTATTGTAAACTAtataaatacaatgtgttgtaAAAGAGAAAGATAGTGGAGTAATTTTGAAAGATGTCGTTATGCTGCCAGAAATATTCTGGAATTAGATATCATAGTTGAAGACACCTACAAGAGCATAGACACTGCGTATTGTTTGTAATAGCTTTTTACTGTAATATAATAGATTTGTGCTTTGGTGTAGTgggttttttcttgaaagggttttcccacattatATCTTCTGTGTCATGTGTTTATGTTAAATCTGAGATTTATTTGTGTATTTTTCTTTCATCTGTAACGCTATTTAGGGGTTTGCAAATAAATTTGCATTCACTCTCCTTGGGGGTTTACATTCGGAGGTTGTTTCCGCTCCTTTGCTTTCCTTTCATGTTGGACCTACTTCAACAAGGTGCAACTTCACGTAACAACaattacatgtctatggagatTATTTTTTTTCCTATTGCTTATCTTGCTGATATCTCACACTATGGAACAACAATAATATGTCTATGGAGATTATATTGCTTTCCTATTGCTTATCTTGGTGATATCTCACACTATGTAACAACAATAACATGTctatggagattattatttttttcctATTGCTTATCTTAGTGATATCTCGCACTTGTATGTGATTATAAGATCTTTTGTATAATGGTCAAGGCTAATTTTAGTTACATTTGGGAGAAAAATTGAGGACACCTTACTATCTCACAATATATGTGCTTCCATGAGCAAACCTTAGAATATTTTTATGATGTCACATGATCCTATTTGTACTTGCATAAATGAATATAATTCTTCCTAAGATTAAATCCTTTTACATATGTTTACTTCACTTCAAAATAATTGCATTAAATTGCATGTAACTAATTCGAGGAAGATCTTACAGGGTCACATTTAGTTTTCTTGAGTATGGTAGACTACCACATAATCATATGTCATTTTTAAATTGTACCACATTACTCTTGTTTTTTCCAAAGCAATACCTATTGATGTTGTTACTACGCACCATCCTTGTTTCTCTACAGGTACAATATCTCTCACctcttctctcttttttcttttcttttgattgtagACAACATAATACCATTTTAAATTCCTATATGATGCCACTTGTTGACTTCCTTTTCTATTTTTGCATGTTTCTAAGATGCGATACTCATTTTGATGAAACATATACCAAGAATCGACATTTGCATccataaatatgcattttttacatgttttaattATCTTCCATGTTATTTGCTTGTTTTTACTTTGACATGAATCCTCATAGTAGCACACATGCAACTCAAAGTGGGGGTAAAATCTAATGATGAACATAACATACCTTGATTTTTCCCCCTTTGTTATTGACATACTATGACCTAATTATCCTAAGTTACGTAATGACAAGTGTATGATATGATGATGTAGTTTATGCTAAAAAGATGGCACACAACTTGAGCCTTATTTGATCCATACACGCTTACTTCTAGGGGCTAGTCTTGATTCTTAGTAATGTCATTTCTTGCTTAGTTTCTAATCAACAATTTAGACAAAGTGACCTAGATCGATTCATTAAAGATTCAAATTAAAATATCAATCTAACCGAACTCTAGAAACATTATCTTAGCATCATTAATATGCTACCTACTtgtatcaacaaatcatttgtctCATCATTCCTTTTTTTTTAACATATTACAAATTACATCCATACATCTATTACATCATATAACTATAAGATTTCTACCTAAATAACTTTgtttaactttttatttttttattttgttttttatatatTACTCCGATCAATTATTTATTCCTGTTCTCATCGTTTTCTAAGTTTCTAAAAAGATTCTATTCCTTTTGAAAAACTAAGTCAAAAATATTAGAACACATGGAACATACTTCAGAGGACTTTTCTTCGTACTCTATATATATAATGTCAAATTCGCACAACAAAGTACCATATTCGAATATTAATAAGTCGATGATTACGCTGCACGTAGTCACGGAGAACAGAGAACATGTGATGATTAGGCCAAAGTATATAAAATAAATCTGCAACTTTCCTGCAGATTGAGAAGGCGTCTGCTGGAATGAATCTGCTGCACATTTCAAGGGTCAAAGTATATAAAATGAAACGAATCACTACATGATAGACAATTGTAATATGGGCGGCTGCTCTGAAGACGCCGGGTGAGTTGGGCTGAAAGAATGGTGACCGTAGGTAACACTAGTTAAATGCTTAGGCATGGACAAAAACATCGTGCCACTGGTTATTAATTAATTAGTTATGTTTCCGCAAATGGATACATTGCTTGAGACTGTAAATACATTTTTTATGGCTTGTAACTTAGTTTGTTTGATAGACTGGTGAGTTTGCTGCGATACTGTCAAAATGAATGTCAAATGTCGCTTGGGCCGGCTAATGATTTCTGCTATATAAACACTTGCTTGCGTTTGTTTTGGATATCAGATAGGGGCTTCTGTGCTCCTCTGCGGGAGGAATTCGAGCTTGACAGGCATTTTATTCTGTTGTTTTGGCTCGAGAGAGGTAGACATGGTGGAGTTTGAAAGGGGAAGAGGCACTAGCCTCTGCCCCCGGCTTTTTACAGTGCTACTGGTGGGATTCATTGCCAGCATCAGCAATGCTGCTTCTGCAAATGTAGAGGGGGGTCGTATTTTGAGTGAATATGAAGACAAGTCTCCACCATACTACTACAAGTCCCCTCCTCCCCCATCACcctctcctccaccaccaccatcaccttCTCCTCCTCCCCCATACTACTACAagtcacctcctcctccatccccttcACCACCACCTCCTTATTACTACaaatcaccacctccaccatccccctcACCTCCACCACCCTACTACTACAagtcacctcctcctccatccccctcGCCTCCACCACCCTACTACTACAAGTCACCTCCCCCTCCctcaccatctccacctccaccataCTACTACAAGTCTCCGCCCCCTccctcaccatctcctcctcctccttactACTACAAGTCTCCACCCCCACCAACACCATCTCCTCCTCCCTATTACTACAAGTCTCCACCCCCTCCGTCGCCATCTCCTCCACCCCCTTACTACTACAAGTCTCCACCACCTCCCTCACCATCTCCTCTTCCCTATTACTACAAGTCTCCACCCCCTCcttcaccatctcctcctccttaTTACTACAAGTATCCTCCACCACCCTCACCATCACCTCCACCACCATACTACTACAAGTCCCCACCTCCACCATCACCTTCCCCTCCTTCTCCCTACTACTACAAGTCCCcacctccaccatcaccctctcctcctcccccaTACTACTAcaaatcacctcctcctccatccccttcACCTCCACCTCCTTATTACTACAAGTCACCCCCACCACCCTCACCTTCACCCCCACCTCCCTACTACTACAAGTCTCCTCCCCCACCATCCCCTTCACCCCCACCTCCCTACTACTACAAGTCTCCTCCCCCACCATCTCCTTCACCCCCTCCACCATACTACTACAAGTCTCCTCCTCCACCATCACCTTCAGCCCCACCTCCCTACTACTACAGATCTCCTCCCCCACCATCTCCTTCACCCCCTCCACCATACTATTACAAGTCTCCTCCACCACCATCACCTTCACCCCCACCTCCCTACTACTACAAGTCTCCTCCCCCACCCTCACCATCACCTCCACCACCATACTACTACAAGtccccacctcctccatcaccttccCCTCCTCCCTACTACTACAAGTCTCcacctccaccatcaccctctcctcctcccccaTACTACTAcaaatcacctcctcctccatccccttcACCTCCACCACCTTATTACTACAagtcaccacctcctccatcaccataTTCTCCTCCACCATACTACTACAAATCTCCTCCTCCACCCTCACCTTCACCCCCACCTCCCTACTACTACAAGTCTCCTCCCTCACCGTCCCCTTCACCCCCTCCACCATACTACTACAAGTCTCCTCCCCCGCCATCTCCTTCACCCCCTCCACCATACTACTACAAGTCTCCTCCCCCACCCTCACCTTCACCCCCACCTCCCTACTATTACAAGTCTCCTCCCCCGCCATCCCCTTCACCCCCACCTCCCTACTACTACAAATCTCCTCCTCCGCCATCTCCTTCACCACCTCCACCATACTACTACAAGTCTCATCCTCCACCATCGCATTCACCCCCACCTCCCTACTACTACAAGTCTCCTCCCCCACCCTCACCTTCACCACCACCTCCTTACTATTACAAGTCTCCTCCCCCACCTCCCCCACCATCTCCTTCACCACCTCCACCATACTATTACAAGTCTCCTCCTCCCCCATCACCTTCACCTTCACCCCCACCTCCCTACTACTACAAGTCTCCTCCACCGCCCTCACCTTCACTCCCGCCTCCCTACTACTACAAGTCTCCTCCGCCGCCCTCACCTTCACCCCCGCCTCCCTACTACTACAAGTCTCCACCCCCTCcttcaccatctcctcctcctccttattACTACAAATCTCCTCCGCCACCCtcaccatcacctccaccatcaccttCCCCTCCTCCTCCCTACTACTACAAGTCCCCACCTCCACCGTCACCCTCTGCTCCTCCCCCATACTACTACAaatcacctcctccaccatcccctTCACCTCCACCTCCTTATTACTACAAGTCACCCCCACCACCCTCACCTTCACCCCCACCTCCCTACTACTACAAGTCTCCTCCCCCGCCATCCCCTTCACCTCCACCTCCCTACTACTACA
This window harbors:
- the LOC131061141 gene encoding extensin-2-like → MVEFERGRGTSLCPRLFTVLLVGFIASISNAASANVEGGRILSEYEDKSPPYYYKSPPPPSPSPPPPPSPSPPPPYYYKSPPPPSPSPPPPYYYKSPPPPSPSPPPPYYYKSPPPPSPSPPPPYYYKSPPPPSPSPPPPYYYKSPPPPSPSPPPPYYYKSPPPPTPSPPPYYYKSPPPPSPSPPPPYYYKSPPPPSPSPLPYYYKSPPPPSPSPPPYYYKYPPPPSPSPPPPYYYKSPPPPSPSPPSPYYYKSPPPPSPSPPPPYYYKSPPPPSPSPPPPYYYKSPPPPSPSPPPPYYYKSPPPPSPSPPPPYYYKSPPPPSPSPPPPYYYKSPPPPSPSAPPPYYYRSPPPPSPSPPPPYYYKSPPPPSPSPPPPYYYKSPPPPSPSPPPPYYYKSPPPPSPSPPPYYYKSPPPPSPSPPPPYYYKSPPPPSPSPPPPYYYKSPPPPSPYSPPPYYYKSPPPPSPSPPPPYYYKSPPSPSPSPPPPYYYKSPPPPSPSPPPPYYYKSPPPPSPSPPPPYYYKSPPPPSPSPPPPYYYKSPPPPSPSPPPPYYYKSHPPPSHSPPPPYYYKSPPPPSPSPPPPYYYKSPPPPPPPSPSPPPPYYYKSPPPPSPSPSPPPPYYYKSPPPPSPSLPPPYYYKSPPPPSPSPPPPYYYKSPPPPSPSPPPPYYYKSPPPPSPSPPPSPSPPPPYYYKSPPPPSPSAPPPYYYKSPPPPSPSPPPPYYYKSPPPPSPSPPPPYYYKSPPPPSPSPPPPYYYKSPPPPSPSPPQPYHYSSPPPPSPSPPRPYYYQSPPPPL